From one Gimesia sp. genomic stretch:
- a CDS encoding HD-GYP domain-containing protein gives MVSGTIDSFKKLSNFSKCGGAWDLEIHQDTKVELSNDRMQRISELTGLSMFCFDARVQRLVGRTHMRSLPFFPIDVLNQLDEIQGLTLVENTNGLTHYLFPLFEDSEHKYVAAGFVFQKEKRKLTEMVLSAVERSWSSEELDTWLEGQRVLDVKSLHALLSLAIMHLDEEQQLDELNEEVDNLSECLDETFEEISLLHEVAQHLKISESPEKLGELCLERIGNLIEAETNIIWFEGQGHTSRFMSESQTEFDELKLARLVAQFDGFDFNQPLVINHVDSSLLSLEFPDLHNLVLVPITDGSHSYGWILSCNLLKSEEYGTIQASLLNSVASFLGTHLRNIDLYAQQEELMLSFVKSFISTLDAKDPYTRGHSERVALIAQQLAKQLGYTGEFIHDIYLSGLLHDIGKIGVDDRILRKEGRLTDEEFLQIQKHPMIGYKILSGIKKLKNILPGIRNHHEQIDGRGYPDGLTGDDIPLMARIIAVADAYDAMGSDRPYRNGMPLERLEGIFREGKGIQWDAAVIDAYFEIRDEITQLSQKYNLESAEQLELTVG, from the coding sequence ATGGTCTCGGGAACAATTGATTCATTCAAGAAACTGTCTAACTTCAGCAAGTGTGGTGGCGCATGGGATCTGGAAATCCATCAGGATACCAAGGTGGAATTGTCCAACGATCGCATGCAGCGCATTTCAGAATTGACGGGCCTGTCAATGTTCTGTTTCGATGCCAGGGTTCAAAGGCTGGTCGGGCGGACTCACATGCGCTCCCTGCCCTTTTTTCCGATCGACGTCTTAAACCAGCTCGATGAGATTCAGGGGCTGACCCTGGTTGAGAATACAAACGGGTTGACCCATTATCTGTTTCCCCTCTTCGAGGATAGCGAACATAAATATGTTGCTGCCGGTTTTGTGTTTCAGAAAGAGAAACGCAAACTGACGGAAATGGTACTATCAGCTGTGGAGAGGAGCTGGTCTTCCGAGGAACTGGATACCTGGCTCGAAGGACAGCGAGTTCTGGATGTGAAATCGCTGCATGCCCTGCTGAGTCTGGCCATCATGCATCTGGATGAAGAACAGCAGCTGGATGAATTGAACGAGGAAGTTGATAATCTGTCCGAATGTCTGGATGAGACGTTTGAAGAAATCAGTCTGCTGCACGAAGTGGCGCAGCATTTGAAGATTTCTGAAAGTCCCGAGAAGCTGGGAGAGCTCTGTCTGGAGCGGATCGGAAATCTGATCGAAGCGGAAACAAATATTATCTGGTTCGAAGGACAGGGACACACGTCCCGATTCATGTCTGAGAGCCAGACTGAATTTGATGAACTCAAACTGGCTCGGCTGGTGGCACAGTTTGATGGATTTGACTTCAATCAGCCACTGGTCATCAATCACGTGGACAGTTCCCTGCTCTCACTGGAATTTCCGGATCTGCATAACCTGGTGCTGGTGCCGATTACCGATGGGTCTCATTCCTACGGATGGATTCTGAGCTGTAATCTCCTTAAGAGCGAAGAGTATGGCACTATTCAGGCCAGTCTATTGAATTCGGTGGCTTCTTTCCTGGGAACGCACCTGCGTAACATCGACCTGTATGCGCAACAGGAAGAGCTGATGCTCAGCTTTGTTAAATCGTTCATCTCCACACTGGATGCGAAAGATCCTTACACACGCGGTCATAGCGAACGCGTGGCCCTGATCGCACAGCAACTGGCGAAACAACTGGGTTATACAGGAGAATTCATCCACGACATCTATCTCTCTGGTCTGTTGCACGACATCGGAAAAATTGGCGTGGATGACCGCATCCTCCGCAAGGAAGGCCGTTTGACTGATGAAGAATTCCTGCAGATTCAGAAACATCCGATGATCGGATACAAGATTCTCTCTGGTATCAAAAAACTCAAGAACATTCTGCCGGGGATCCGTAATCACCATGAGCAGATCGACGGCCGGGGTTATCCGGACGGTTTGACCGGAGACGATATTCCACTGATGGCGCGGATTATTGCTGTCGCGGATGCGTATGATGCGATGGGCAGTGACCGTCCCTACCGCAACGGTATGCCCCTGGAGCGACTCGAAGGCATTTTCCGTGAAGGGAAAGGGATTCAATGGGACGCTGCTGTGATCGACGCTTACTTTGAGATCCGTGATGAAATCACTCAGCTCTCGCAGAAATACAACCTGGAATCTGCTGAGCAACTGGAACTGACGGTCGGTTGA
- a CDS encoding M50 family metallopeptidase — MSRSNPLHWSFPIGSWFLTQVRVSIFLPVVLLVFWSHYSLGLGFALFGVLFISVFLHEMGHVVACRMMGGEADQIMLWPLGGLVPCSPARTDASRIVTVLGGPLVNLLLCAITLPAVIWSGQMSESLNPIKLPTVDLSNNLGQAMLLMVFSINWLLLLVNLIPVLPLDGGKVLQIILSRRFDETVLHMVMLNVSFLVGGLGMVIGLCTHTVWVVFFGALLLMLNLLEFAAGHREEAFDDSIFGYDFSQGYTSLERSSPEPSEQKVGFFQKWREKRKLQKRMREREKERDAEKQLDLLLNKVHEFGLDSLTPKERQQLNQVSARYRKSNSDP; from the coding sequence ATGAGTCGATCGAATCCTTTGCACTGGTCATTTCCCATTGGATCCTGGTTTTTGACTCAGGTGCGTGTCAGCATTTTTCTGCCGGTCGTCCTGCTCGTCTTCTGGTCACATTACTCTCTGGGACTGGGATTTGCTTTATTCGGTGTCCTGTTTATCAGCGTATTCCTGCATGAAATGGGGCACGTGGTCGCCTGTCGGATGATGGGAGGGGAAGCTGATCAGATCATGCTCTGGCCTCTGGGAGGCCTGGTACCTTGCAGCCCTGCGCGTACCGATGCCTCACGCATCGTCACCGTGCTGGGGGGACCACTGGTGAATCTGCTGTTATGTGCGATTACACTGCCGGCTGTGATCTGGTCCGGCCAGATGTCAGAATCACTGAACCCGATCAAGCTTCCCACGGTAGATCTGAGCAATAATCTGGGTCAGGCGATGCTGTTGATGGTGTTCAGCATCAACTGGCTCCTGCTGCTGGTGAACCTGATTCCGGTACTTCCCCTGGATGGTGGTAAAGTGCTGCAGATCATCCTCTCCCGCCGCTTTGATGAAACTGTGCTGCATATGGTGATGCTGAACGTCAGTTTTCTGGTCGGGGGGCTGGGAATGGTGATTGGCCTCTGCACCCATACCGTCTGGGTGGTCTTTTTCGGAGCGTTGCTGTTAATGCTGAACCTGCTGGAATTTGCTGCCGGTCATCGAGAGGAAGCCTTCGACGATTCCATTTTCGGCTACGATTTCTCACAAGGCTATACAAGTCTGGAACGTTCGAGTCCGGAACCTTCAGAACAGAAGGTTGGTTTCTTCCAGAAGTGGCGTGAGAAACGAAAACTGCAGAAACGGATGCGGGAACGCGAAAAAGAACGGGATGCAGAAAAGCAGCTGGATCTCCTGCTGAATAAGGTTCATGAATTCGGTCTGGATTCCTTAACCCCCAAAGAGCGTCAGCAGTTAAATCAGGTCAGCGCCCGCTATCGCAAGAGTAATTCCGACCCCTAG
- a CDS encoding zinc ribbon domain-containing protein, translated as MDLPTCPSCGASVLDEDATECPSCGAPMKSSGKTSSPSPVDKPAPAKSTATEQPVKRRGRETVSDDDPFELERKKQEAVKVIPLARKPAKGKMFRVVCPMCDTQGFASEKVVGREVKCRNPECLAPVFTVPDPEAQERKSTEEEKPKEKKPSKLPLIAAIVVSAGAIGGAYWYFTQVPDASELAQPFKNPAISQAAKNKFSNNTNDKPNPLAQNPLNPPEQTTQNQQTSVDPAKVKENALEEIVNLSRDRGNRSKPFSRRLAAEAYAVTRNIPAAREQIERIDAVSPPLPFYKIFPLIEIGWIQLKEKDQAGLKETLDQTIELSQKIPDYGGRDTLDLISRLAAFWIAAGKEDLATDLIRKYQSENNLAQLSAYLQIAQEANHHDFESLINLHHMWASPQWVATTMILVTHGYPEAALNWAAMASDPADRTEAVTQWSLSRLEQAVKQKQKPELSLVQPAEQKLSPTGNAMMLARCARELVGLNQKEASQAFVDRAISLIKDQPVPTPITLGDLKAVNSMRLPQAAPLEQLAQTYLQIACAESELGNKPEALQYLKNAVQSIQATAPSLVAVKEKSNATTNFNFRDEIKDTFNLDTADRINRAITEYNKQLRSLKAAGEQRSEKLIALLAQASRSGLAPEVWNLVQAASQNSNLNLKDALQETTLPAVILESVGSQNEDLKSQISKALTSSAPKLSKEDELIRQTASLIKNGKPEQAAHLINQSDLKKPWKGQLSLKLLSQLLNQSQFSQAVQFVTATKDPVLREDMLNTIGAVAVEQKQIPAVSKILQGSNYTPTERISGYLGLVTGIEAARSSQRETPPAKEPEKKL; from the coding sequence ATGGATTTGCCAACCTGCCCGTCTTGTGGGGCATCAGTACTTGATGAAGACGCCACCGAGTGCCCGTCCTGCGGCGCCCCCATGAAGTCCTCGGGTAAAACCAGCAGCCCCTCTCCTGTAGACAAACCTGCACCTGCGAAATCCACTGCAACAGAGCAGCCCGTCAAACGCCGCGGTCGTGAAACGGTCTCTGATGATGACCCGTTTGAACTGGAACGAAAAAAACAGGAAGCAGTGAAGGTGATCCCTCTGGCACGTAAACCCGCCAAGGGAAAAATGTTCCGTGTCGTCTGCCCCATGTGCGACACCCAGGGGTTCGCCTCTGAGAAAGTCGTCGGACGTGAGGTAAAATGTCGAAATCCGGAATGTCTCGCACCGGTCTTCACCGTCCCTGATCCTGAAGCGCAGGAACGCAAATCCACCGAGGAAGAAAAGCCCAAGGAAAAGAAGCCCTCGAAGCTGCCGCTGATCGCAGCCATCGTAGTTTCTGCAGGAGCCATCGGTGGTGCCTACTGGTATTTCACTCAGGTTCCAGATGCTTCCGAACTGGCCCAGCCGTTTAAAAACCCGGCTATTTCCCAGGCTGCGAAGAATAAATTCTCGAACAACACGAATGACAAACCGAATCCCCTGGCGCAAAACCCGCTGAATCCCCCCGAACAGACAACACAGAATCAGCAGACGTCTGTTGATCCAGCTAAAGTAAAAGAGAATGCACTGGAAGAAATAGTAAACCTCTCTCGCGACCGCGGTAATCGCAGCAAACCATTCAGCCGGCGACTGGCTGCCGAAGCTTACGCAGTCACCAGGAACATTCCTGCCGCCCGTGAGCAGATCGAGAGGATTGACGCCGTCAGTCCTCCCTTGCCATTTTATAAAATCTTCCCCCTCATCGAAATTGGCTGGATTCAGCTCAAGGAGAAAGATCAGGCGGGTCTCAAAGAGACGCTCGACCAGACAATTGAACTCTCCCAGAAGATCCCCGACTACGGCGGAAGGGATACATTAGACCTGATTTCCCGCCTGGCTGCCTTCTGGATTGCCGCCGGAAAAGAAGACCTGGCAACCGATCTCATCCGCAAATACCAGTCGGAAAATAATCTGGCACAGCTCTCTGCTTACCTGCAGATCGCCCAGGAAGCCAATCATCATGATTTTGAATCCCTGATCAACCTGCACCACATGTGGGCTTCTCCCCAGTGGGTTGCAACCACCATGATTCTGGTCACCCACGGTTATCCGGAAGCCGCCCTGAACTGGGCTGCCATGGCCTCCGACCCTGCCGACCGGACCGAAGCTGTTACTCAATGGTCACTCTCCCGGCTCGAGCAGGCCGTCAAACAAAAACAGAAACCAGAATTAAGCCTGGTCCAGCCAGCGGAGCAGAAACTTTCTCCCACAGGCAACGCCATGATGCTGGCCCGCTGCGCGCGGGAACTGGTCGGCCTGAATCAGAAAGAGGCCTCACAGGCCTTTGTTGACCGGGCCATCAGCCTGATCAAGGATCAACCCGTTCCGACTCCCATCACCCTGGGAGATCTCAAAGCGGTCAACTCCATGCGACTGCCCCAGGCTGCTCCTCTGGAACAGTTAGCCCAGACCTATTTGCAGATCGCTTGCGCCGAGTCAGAACTCGGGAACAAACCTGAGGCACTGCAATACCTCAAAAATGCAGTCCAGAGCATTCAGGCAACTGCCCCCAGCCTCGTAGCAGTGAAAGAGAAATCGAACGCGACGACAAATTTCAATTTCCGGGACGAGATCAAAGACACCTTTAACCTGGACACCGCCGATCGCATCAACCGGGCCATTACCGAATACAATAAACAACTCCGCAGCCTGAAAGCCGCCGGTGAACAACGGTCCGAAAAACTTATCGCACTCCTGGCCCAGGCCTCCCGCTCAGGCCTGGCTCCGGAAGTCTGGAATCTGGTGCAGGCTGCTTCACAAAATTCAAATCTTAACCTCAAAGATGCCCTGCAGGAAACGACGCTGCCAGCAGTGATTCTGGAATCTGTCGGCTCCCAGAACGAAGATCTGAAATCACAGATCAGTAAAGCCCTGACCAGCAGTGCCCCCAAACTTTCCAAAGAGGATGAGCTGATCCGTCAGACCGCTTCCCTGATTAAGAACGGAAAACCAGAACAGGCGGCTCACCTGATCAACCAGTCTGACCTGAAGAAACCCTGGAAGGGTCAACTCTCCCTCAAACTGTTATCCCAACTCCTGAATCAGTCTCAATTCAGTCAGGCTGTTCAATTTGTCACTGCGACTAAAGACCCGGTACTCCGTGAGGACATGCTGAATACAATCGGGGCAGTCGCTGTTGAACAGAAACAGATTCCAGCTGTCAGCAAAATTCTTCAGGGCAGTAATTACACGCCCACCGAACGAATCTCAGGCTACCTGGGACTGGTCACAGGAATTGAGGCTGCTCGTAGTTCACAACGCGAAACGCCTCCCGCTAAAGAGCCAGAGAAAAAGCTGTAA
- a CDS encoding response regulator, which produces MLQASEKSNARILVIDDDPLFRNLMVSFLRREYFVSVASDGSEGFYKALEYPPDIAIVDVQMPVWDGLQTLKAFRSHPTLCKTKIIMLTSDASKGTVVAAIQGGANDYIIKTSFSKTELLDKVRKFAQPGSGNVANTPNSARRQNSVTAAMSSSPQPHPAEKSTVRASIEDQLSDLSLDKSEEEMLEEIMDEWE; this is translated from the coding sequence ATGCTACAAGCATCAGAAAAGTCAAACGCACGCATTTTAGTCATAGATGACGACCCGCTCTTCCGTAATCTGATGGTTTCATTTTTACGGAGAGAGTATTTTGTATCCGTGGCCAGTGATGGCTCGGAAGGTTTTTATAAAGCACTCGAGTATCCTCCGGACATTGCCATTGTCGATGTGCAGATGCCGGTCTGGGATGGTTTGCAGACACTGAAAGCATTCCGGTCACACCCGACCCTTTGCAAGACAAAAATCATCATGCTGACCTCAGATGCCAGCAAGGGGACGGTTGTCGCTGCAATTCAGGGGGGGGCGAACGACTACATCATTAAAACCAGCTTCTCTAAAACAGAACTGCTGGACAAGGTCAGGAAATTCGCTCAGCCGGGATCCGGAAATGTGGCCAATACTCCGAATTCAGCACGCCGTCAGAACTCGGTCACTGCTGCCATGAGCAGTTCTCCGCAACCTCACCCTGCCGAAAAGAGTACTGTTCGTGCTTCCATCGAAGATCAGCTGAGTGATCTTTCACTCGACAAGTCAGAGGAAGAGATGCTGGAAGAGATTATGGATGAATGGGAGTAA
- a CDS encoding adenylate/guanylate cyclase domain-containing protein — translation MELLIYGAHSRDSSRIGLEPGQELVLGRASTADISVPWDDRISRRHARLQVQSKQVHVSKIEEAENEIFLSGSGQTEFQLEPGNSFVIGSTTFQLVDSVSSFTSPRESPLEEVTFKPHELLKVKYRDADQRIDVLAHLPELILDARNDADLFHRLVTMLLSGVKHADAVAVVRLNEDDRVEVPFWERRRQAQGGFHPSGRLVKEAVKKSGRSVLHVWAAREEKPEQDDYTAVAEFDWAFCTPIEDSPAGKWGLYVAGELDHPYQAGGGRSGLDLQADVKFTELVAAIVKSVRRLNQLERQQAGLRQFFAPPILSALGDNLDTEILEPRECDVTVLFCDLRGFSQHAEDSSGDLIGLLGRVSQALGIMTAHILDFGGVTGDFQGDAALGFWGWPFSSDLAPLDACRAALAIRQAFEQIRQQPEHPLSDFRMGIGIAHGRAVAGKIGTSDQVKVTVFGPVVNLASRLEGLTKHLRVPVVLDEATAQIVRSKLDRREGRVRKLAQILPYGMEKSVLVSELLPPESQAETLTEEEVACYERAVDCFITGDWEESFRLLHAIPASDRAQDFLSLQIARSNRVAPADWDGTIRFDSK, via the coding sequence TTGGAACTTTTGATTTATGGGGCGCATTCCCGGGATTCCAGTCGCATCGGACTGGAGCCGGGACAGGAACTGGTATTAGGGCGTGCTTCCACTGCCGACATTTCGGTTCCCTGGGATGACCGTATTTCGCGACGGCATGCCCGCTTGCAGGTGCAGTCCAAACAGGTGCACGTCAGTAAGATTGAGGAAGCAGAAAACGAAATCTTCCTTTCGGGTTCCGGGCAGACCGAATTTCAGCTCGAACCGGGTAACTCTTTTGTAATCGGCTCTACTACATTCCAACTGGTTGACTCTGTGTCCAGTTTTACTTCACCTCGGGAATCCCCGCTGGAAGAGGTGACCTTCAAGCCACATGAGCTGCTAAAAGTAAAGTACCGAGATGCCGATCAGCGGATCGACGTACTGGCTCATCTGCCGGAACTGATTTTAGATGCTCGGAATGATGCAGACCTGTTTCATCGTCTGGTAACGATGCTGCTGTCGGGGGTCAAGCATGCTGACGCTGTGGCTGTCGTGCGGCTCAATGAGGATGACCGGGTTGAGGTTCCCTTCTGGGAGCGTCGTCGCCAGGCCCAGGGGGGCTTTCATCCGAGTGGACGTCTGGTAAAAGAAGCAGTTAAAAAGAGCGGGCGCTCGGTGCTTCACGTCTGGGCGGCGCGCGAAGAAAAACCGGAGCAGGACGATTATACAGCAGTTGCTGAGTTCGACTGGGCATTCTGTACCCCGATTGAAGATAGCCCTGCGGGAAAATGGGGACTGTATGTTGCGGGGGAACTGGATCATCCTTATCAGGCAGGTGGCGGCAGGAGTGGTCTCGATCTCCAGGCGGACGTAAAATTCACCGAGCTGGTTGCGGCGATCGTGAAGTCCGTCCGTCGCCTGAATCAGCTGGAACGTCAACAAGCCGGTCTGCGACAGTTCTTTGCCCCTCCGATCCTATCTGCTTTGGGAGATAACCTGGATACAGAGATTCTGGAGCCCCGCGAATGTGACGTGACGGTGCTGTTCTGTGACTTACGTGGATTCAGCCAGCACGCGGAAGATTCCTCAGGTGACCTGATTGGTCTCTTGGGGCGTGTCAGTCAGGCGCTGGGGATTATGACAGCGCATATTCTGGACTTCGGCGGGGTGACAGGAGATTTTCAGGGAGACGCTGCCCTGGGGTTCTGGGGATGGCCCTTCTCTTCTGATCTGGCGCCCCTGGATGCCTGTCGGGCAGCCCTGGCGATTCGTCAGGCGTTTGAACAGATCCGTCAGCAACCCGAACATCCTCTGTCTGATTTTCGAATGGGGATTGGAATTGCCCATGGTCGGGCAGTTGCCGGTAAAATCGGCACCAGCGACCAGGTAAAGGTGACCGTGTTTGGTCCGGTGGTCAATCTGGCCAGCCGCCTGGAAGGTTTGACCAAGCACCTCCGCGTTCCGGTTGTGCTGGATGAAGCGACAGCGCAGATCGTGCGGAGTAAACTGGATCGACGGGAAGGTCGCGTCCGCAAACTTGCTCAGATCCTGCCCTACGGCATGGAGAAATCGGTATTGGTCAGCGAACTGCTGCCTCCCGAATCGCAGGCGGAAACCCTGACAGAAGAGGAAGTTGCCTGCTACGAACGGGCTGTAGACTGCTTTATTACAGGCGACTGGGAAGAGTCATTTCGTCTGCTCCACGCGATACCCGCCTCCGACCGGGCCCAGGATTTCCTGTCATTACAGATTGCCCGTTCAAATCGGGTAGCGCCTGCCGACTGGGATGGTACGATTCGCTTCGATTCCAAGTAA
- a CDS encoding serine/threonine protein kinase, whose protein sequence is MNDPESKDQAGSSSDSSLESHNAQAPSGNLDDSLEKTLRQSPAEREQAAHLSKDRLSLPAKVPGYLMVRSLGEGSYGSVWLAQEENTGKFVAIKFYTYRRGLDWSLLNREVEKLAELYTSRNIISLQGVGWNSDPPYYMMEFLENGSLAAFLDAGPLPVPEAVRIAKTVLQALVHAHGRGILHCDLKPANVLLDDNYEPRICDFGQSRLSDEQSPSLGTLYYMAPEQADLQAVPDARWDVYALGALLYHMLSGKAPYRTPENEQAIRQLETLEEKLEAYRELIRKAPRPAEHRKVKGIDRRLIDIVDRCLETDPRNRFPNAQAVLSSLVQREQYRARRPLIALGIIGPLLLVLGVIPVAGAAVNQMVSQFRENLTARALKGDLISANLLSQNVEHDLQDRQVQLVELSERTLLRDMMERVQDPQDDESESLESYGEIAEYLQHEKDLVDEKRESLQREKDASWFLTDAKGIQVWRDPPRPTIGQDFSHRDYFHGQGTEYEKGHAPDSVEPIQRPYICQVFKSDASNQWMVAVVVPIWNLQHDKVLGILGRTTHLDQLLTGYDESIRGDSEKIGDRKIALIDNRDGKVLAHPRMTAENLRPLSREEVDQLVLKGEHFDQLKLFKLTEKKENRGPLPAVISDYHDPVEAIFSDDPQDNLWLAAFAPVGNTGWTAVVQERRGLALRPVVEMKRWLIEYGLIVLVTSCLLIFTVWYFVMRVLTERRGWDWSRHQSEKKSDTETTVSN, encoded by the coding sequence ATGAATGATCCAGAATCAAAAGATCAGGCAGGCAGCTCCAGCGATTCCAGTCTGGAGAGTCATAATGCGCAGGCCCCTTCAGGGAACCTGGATGATTCACTGGAAAAAACACTGAGGCAGAGCCCCGCTGAGCGTGAGCAGGCTGCCCATCTGAGTAAAGATCGACTGTCACTGCCTGCGAAGGTCCCCGGTTATCTGATGGTTCGTTCTCTGGGGGAAGGATCCTATGGATCGGTCTGGCTGGCCCAGGAAGAAAATACCGGGAAGTTTGTGGCGATCAAGTTCTATACGTATCGCCGGGGCCTGGACTGGTCGCTGCTGAACCGGGAAGTCGAAAAACTGGCAGAGCTTTACACCTCGCGGAATATTATCAGCCTACAGGGAGTGGGCTGGAACAGTGACCCTCCCTACTACATGATGGAGTTCCTGGAAAACGGATCACTGGCAGCATTTCTGGATGCGGGACCGTTACCGGTTCCTGAGGCCGTTCGCATCGCCAAAACTGTATTACAGGCACTGGTGCATGCGCATGGGAGAGGGATTCTGCACTGCGATCTGAAGCCGGCGAATGTTCTGCTGGATGACAATTATGAGCCCCGAATCTGTGATTTCGGGCAGTCCCGTCTTTCTGACGAACAGAGCCCTTCTCTGGGAACGCTTTATTACATGGCTCCCGAACAGGCTGATCTGCAGGCGGTTCCCGATGCCCGCTGGGACGTCTATGCCTTGGGGGCATTGCTCTATCACATGCTGTCCGGCAAGGCGCCTTACCGGACGCCTGAGAATGAGCAGGCCATTCGCCAGCTGGAAACACTGGAAGAAAAGCTCGAAGCTTACCGGGAATTGATTCGCAAAGCCCCCCGCCCTGCAGAACATCGCAAAGTGAAGGGCATCGATCGTCGCCTGATTGATATTGTCGATCGTTGCCTGGAGACAGATCCCCGCAATCGATTTCCTAATGCTCAGGCCGTATTGAGCAGTCTTGTCCAGCGCGAGCAGTATCGCGCCCGTCGTCCTTTAATTGCACTGGGAATCATCGGACCTTTATTGCTGGTGCTGGGAGTGATACCTGTGGCGGGGGCTGCGGTGAATCAGATGGTCTCTCAGTTTCGTGAAAACCTGACAGCGCGTGCGTTGAAGGGAGATCTGATCTCGGCCAACCTGCTGTCACAAAACGTGGAACACGATCTCCAGGATCGTCAGGTACAGCTGGTTGAGTTATCTGAGCGAACTCTGCTGCGTGATATGATGGAAAGAGTACAGGATCCCCAGGATGACGAATCAGAGAGCCTGGAGAGCTACGGCGAAATTGCAGAATACCTGCAACATGAGAAAGATCTGGTTGATGAGAAGCGGGAATCACTGCAGCGGGAAAAAGACGCCAGCTGGTTTTTAACGGATGCGAAAGGGATCCAGGTCTGGCGAGACCCTCCCCGTCCGACCATCGGGCAGGACTTTTCTCACCGGGACTACTTTCATGGTCAAGGTACTGAATATGAGAAAGGGCATGCACCTGATTCCGTAGAACCGATTCAACGTCCTTATATCTGTCAGGTCTTTAAAAGTGATGCCTCCAATCAATGGATGGTAGCGGTAGTGGTTCCGATCTGGAATTTGCAACATGACAAAGTACTGGGGATTCTGGGACGCACTACCCACCTGGATCAGTTGCTCACAGGTTACGATGAAAGCATTCGCGGCGATTCTGAGAAAATCGGCGATCGGAAAATTGCTCTGATTGACAATCGGGATGGAAAGGTACTGGCGCATCCTCGTATGACCGCAGAAAACCTGCGCCCCCTGAGCCGGGAGGAGGTTGACCAGCTGGTACTCAAAGGTGAGCACTTTGATCAGCTGAAATTATTTAAACTGACCGAGAAGAAGGAAAATCGTGGCCCGTTGCCTGCAGTCATCAGCGATTATCATGATCCGGTGGAGGCGATCTTTTCCGATGATCCCCAAGATAATCTCTGGCTGGCTGCTTTCGCACCGGTGGGAAATACGGGATGGACGGCCGTCGTTCAGGAGCGACGGGGGCTGGCGTTGCGGCCGGTCGTGGAAATGAAACGCTGGTTGATTGAGTACGGTTTGATTGTGCTCGTCACGAGTTGCCTGCTGATCTTTACAGTATGGTATTTCGTAATGCGGGTTTTGACCGAACGGCGCGGCTGGGACTGGTCCCGTCACCAGTCGGAAAAGAAATCGGATACGGAGACAACGGTTTCGAATTGA